The following is a genomic window from Staphylococcus capitis subsp. capitis.
AGACGTCATAGGTAACTTCTATCAAGACGTAGTGCGATTTATTATACGTGTTTTAATACCATTCGCACTCGTGTTGAGCATATTTCTTATCAGTCAAGGGACGCCTCAAACGTTACATGGCAATTTAGTTATTGAAACCATGTCAGGCGTGAAACAAACCATTGCATATGGGCCTATGGCTTCACTTGAGTCAATTAAACATCTTGGAACGAATGGTGGAGGGTTCCTAAGTGCTAACTCATCTACACCATTTGAGAATCCAACCTACTGGTCTAATTTCGCAGAAGCTTTAAGTATGATGCTAATTCCTGGGTCGCTTGTCTTTTTATTTGGGAGAATGCTGAAAGCTAAACAACATATCCATTCCCATGCGGTAATGATTTTTATAGCGATGTTTACGATGTTTGTTGTGCTTTTACTTATTTGTCTTCATTATGAAAATGCAGGAAATCCAATCTTACACCACTTAGGAATTGATGGAGGCAATATGGAGGGCAAAGAAACGCGTTTTGGTATCGGTCAATCAGCTTTATTTACAACGATTACAACTGCTTTTACGACTGGGACCGTCAACAACATGCACGACAGTCTCACTCCTATGGGTGGCATAATCCCAATGATTCTTATGATGTTAAATGCTGTCTTCGGTGGTGAAGGTGTCGGTCTAATGAATATGTTGATCTATGTCATGCTCACTGTCTTTATTTGCAGTTTAATGATTGGAAAGACACCAAGTTATTTAGGGATGAAAATCGAATCTAAAGAGATGAAGTGGATAGCACTGACATTTTTAGTCCATCCATTACTGATTTTAATATTTTCAGCATTAGCATTTATCATTCCAGGCGCTAAAGATGCGATAACAAATCCACAGTTTCATGGCGTTTCACAAGTCATCTATGAATTTGCATCCTCGTCTGCTAACAATGGTTCAGGTTTTGAAGGTTTAAAAGATAACACTGTATTCTGGAATATTTCGACAGCAATAGTGATGCTCATTGCACGTTATATTCCAATCATCTTGCAACTGATGATTGTGTCTAGTCTGGTCAACAAGAAAACCTATCAACATACAGATTACTCACAAGATGTACCGATTAGTAACCTGTTCTTTAGCACCGTGTTGATTATCTTCATCATCTTACTCAGTGGTTTGACCTTCTTACCAGATTTAATGCTTGGACCAATAGGAGAACAACTACTGTTGCATTCATGATGAAAGGAGATTGTAGAAAATGATGAAAACATCAAAAATATTTGAATCAAGTTTGGTTAAACAAGCACTTAAAGAAAGTGTTGTGAAATTAAACCCAAAATATATGGTGAAGAATCCCATCATGTTTGTGGTAGAAGTGGGCATGCTATTATCATTTTTATTAATTTTTGTGCCTAATTTATTTATACAAGAACATGTATCACGTATGTATGTGTTAAGCATTTTTATCATCTTATTGCTAACACTTATTTTTGCTAACTTTTCAGAAGCGTTAGCAGAAGGGCGAGGAAAAGCGCAAGCGAATGCCTTACGTCAGACACAAACAGAAATGACGGCGCGATTGATTAAAGAGGACGGCGCTTACGAAATAATAGATGCTAGCAACTTGAAAAAAGGAGACCTCGTTCGTGTAGAAACTGGGGAACAAATACCCAATGATGGTCAAGTTATTAAAGGTTTAGCAACTGTCGACGAGTCTGCGATTACCGGTGAATCAGCACCAGTGATTAAAGAGAGTGGTGGAGATTTTAATAATGTGATTGGAGGCACCTCTGTCACTTCCGACTGGTTAGAAATAGAAATCACTTCCGAACCAGGTCAATCATTCTTAGATAAAATGATTCATTTAGTCGAAGGCGCAACAAGAAAGAAAACACCAAAT
Proteins encoded in this region:
- the kdpA gene encoding potassium-transporting ATPase subunit KdpA — encoded protein: MSMILFLITFIVLSYVMSRYLYTVALIVPSKMDVLFTPIEKGLYKLIGTSLEHMSCKTYLKHFLCFNGLTCALAFILLLTQQWLWLNPNHNFSQSVSLAFNTAASFLTNTNLQHYAGETGLTYFTQMGVITCLMFTSAASGYSVCIAMLRRLTGMTDVIGNFYQDVVRFIIRVLIPFALVLSIFLISQGTPQTLHGNLVIETMSGVKQTIAYGPMASLESIKHLGTNGGGFLSANSSTPFENPTYWSNFAEALSMMLIPGSLVFLFGRMLKAKQHIHSHAVMIFIAMFTMFVVLLLICLHYENAGNPILHHLGIDGGNMEGKETRFGIGQSALFTTITTAFTTGTVNNMHDSLTPMGGIIPMILMMLNAVFGGEGVGLMNMLIYVMLTVFICSLMIGKTPSYLGMKIESKEMKWIALTFLVHPLLILIFSALAFIIPGAKDAITNPQFHGVSQVIYEFASSSANNGSGFEGLKDNTVFWNISTAIVMLIARYIPIILQLMIVSSLVNKKTYQHTDYSQDVPISNLFFSTVLIIFIILLSGLTFLPDLMLGPIGEQLLLHS